Genomic DNA from Vagococcus luciliae:
CATCTTTTTTGTCCCAGCAGGTGTTGGATTGATGTCAAACTTTGGTGTATTAGCTAATACATGGTGGCAATTACTTGTTATCATGGCGATTACAACGATGTTAATGATGGGATTTGTTGGACGCATCGTTCAAGTTATTAAGTCCAAAGAAGTGAAAGCGGAAACAAATATAACAGGTTCCCTTGAAGAAATTGAGGTGGAAGTTGATGTTATCTAATGTGTTAGAAAGTCCGTTTTTATGGATTAGTTTGACGGTAGGGCTATACTTGCTAGCAGGAAAATTAAAAGAAAAGTGGCCGAAAAATCCATTATTTACACCATTAGTATTTGCGAT
This window encodes:
- a CDS encoding CidA/LrgA family protein, with protein sequence MKQIKQLFWIFLFSLLGEVISALLSQFIAIPGSVIGMVLLFCALHFKWIKMEQVDEVGTWLTNNMGIFFVPAGVGLMSNFGVLANTWWQLLVIMAITTMLMMGFVGRIVQVIKSKEVKAETNITGSLEEIEVEVDVI